From Sporosarcina sp. Te-1, the proteins below share one genomic window:
- the qoxC gene encoding cytochrome aa3 quinol oxidase subunit III, which yields MKIDHAKPLEYSTEENRLKVLGFWIFLGAEIVLFSTLFAVYFTLVNRTGNGPAGSHIFELTPVMVETVVLLTSSFTIGLGIHAMRIGAKKAMMTFFGITLLLGAVFLGVEITEFVTYVHEGATIQTSAFLSSLFTLLGTHGAHVTFGLLWGSAILFQVKKRGFTPETANKSFIFSLYWHFLDVVWIFIFSFVYLKGMM from the coding sequence ATGAAAATAGATCACGCTAAGCCGCTGGAATATAGTACAGAGGAAAATCGCCTGAAAGTACTCGGCTTCTGGATTTTCCTCGGTGCGGAAATCGTCTTGTTCTCCACGTTGTTCGCCGTCTATTTCACACTTGTGAACCGGACGGGGAACGGCCCTGCCGGCAGTCATATCTTTGAATTAACGCCGGTCATGGTAGAGACGGTCGTACTTCTCACAAGTAGTTTCACGATTGGACTTGGTATTCATGCGATGCGGATTGGGGCTAAGAAGGCAATGATGACGTTCTTCGGCATCACGCTTCTTCTAGGCGCTGTCTTCCTCGGCGTAGAAATCACAGAGTTTGTAACGTATGTTCATGAAGGAGCAACGATACAGACAAGCGCATTCCTGTCTAGCCTTTTCACATTGCTAGGAACTCACGGAGCCCACGTCACGTTCGGTCTCCTATGGGGCAGCGCGATTTTATTCCAAGTGAAAAAACGCGGCTTCACCCCTGAAACAGCAAACAAGTCGTTCATCTTCTCTTTGTACTGGCACTTCTTGGACGTTGTCTGGATCTTCATCTTCAGCTTCGTCTACTTGAAAGGAATGATGTGA
- the glnA gene encoding type I glutamate--ammonia ligase gives MRNYTKEDIRRFVKEDNVNFIRLQFTDIFGMIKNVEIPVSQLDKALDNKMMFDGSSIEGFVRIEESDMYLIPDLDTWMVFPWPSGTGKVARLICDVSLADGQPFSGDPRGNLKRIIKEMKEMGFTEFNLGPEPEFFLFKLDANGNPTMELNDHGDYFDLAPMDLGENCRRDIVLELEELGFEVEASHHEAAPGQHEIDFKYADVLAACDNIQTFKLVVKTIARKHGLHATFMPKPIYGVSGSGMHCNISLFKDGENVFFDENGERKLSDTAYQFMAGVLDHVRGFTAITNPTVNSYKRLVPGYEAPCYIAWSAQNRSPLIRIPASRGMSTRIEVRSVDSSANPYLAMAAILKAGLDGIKRNLQPPHPVDCNIYEMKQAELQERGIGTLPTDLDHALLALSEDEVIREALGAHIYSNFSEAKQVEWESYRITVHPWEIEHYMKMY, from the coding sequence ATGAGGAATTATACAAAAGAAGACATCCGGAGATTTGTTAAGGAGGATAACGTGAATTTTATCCGTCTTCAGTTCACCGATATTTTTGGCATGATCAAGAACGTGGAAATTCCGGTCAGCCAGCTCGATAAGGCTTTGGACAATAAAATGATGTTCGACGGGTCTTCTATTGAAGGCTTTGTACGGATAGAAGAATCGGATATGTATTTAATTCCTGACTTGGATACATGGATGGTCTTTCCATGGCCATCTGGCACAGGCAAAGTGGCTCGTCTGATTTGCGATGTCTCTTTAGCCGATGGACAGCCATTCTCCGGCGATCCGCGTGGTAATTTGAAACGGATTATCAAAGAAATGAAAGAAATGGGCTTTACAGAATTCAATTTGGGACCAGAACCAGAATTTTTCCTCTTCAAATTGGACGCTAATGGCAATCCAACAATGGAATTGAACGACCATGGCGATTATTTTGATCTCGCTCCGATGGACCTGGGCGAAAACTGCCGAAGGGATATCGTTTTAGAATTGGAGGAGCTCGGGTTCGAAGTGGAAGCATCGCATCACGAAGCGGCCCCTGGACAACATGAAATCGACTTTAAGTATGCTGATGTGCTGGCAGCTTGTGATAATATCCAAACGTTCAAGCTCGTCGTCAAAACGATCGCGCGTAAACACGGCTTGCATGCCACTTTCATGCCGAAACCGATTTACGGGGTGAGCGGCTCGGGCATGCACTGCAACATCTCCCTTTTCAAAGATGGTGAAAATGTATTCTTTGATGAAAACGGAGAACGGAAGCTAAGTGATACGGCTTATCAATTTATGGCAGGCGTCTTGGATCACGTTCGCGGATTCACTGCCATTACCAACCCTACCGTCAACTCGTATAAACGGCTTGTCCCGGGCTATGAGGCTCCTTGCTATATCGCCTGGTCTGCACAAAACCGCAGTCCCCTCATCCGGATTCCGGCATCACGGGGAATGAGCACACGAATCGAAGTGCGATCTGTCGACTCTTCCGCTAACCCGTATTTGGCGATGGCAGCCATTTTAAAAGCTGGCCTGGATGGCATCAAAAGAAATCTTCAGCCACCACATCCAGTTGACTGCAATATCTATGAAATGAAACAAGCGGAACTCCAGGAACGCGGTATCGGTACCCTTCCAACCGACTTGGACCACGCGCTATTGGCGCTGTCGGAAGATGAAGTGATCCGGGAAGCCCTCGGAGCGCATATCTACTCCAATTTTTCTGAAGCGAAACAAGTGGAGTGGGAAAGTTATCGTATAACAGTCCACCCTTGGGAAATTGAACATTATATGAAAATGTACTGA
- a CDS encoding DUF1540 domain-containing protein, giving the protein MDQRILCEVNNCTYWGSGNKCHAEVIYVVSQHGNQAADSEETDCKTFKPEE; this is encoded by the coding sequence TTGGATCAGCGTATTCTTTGTGAAGTGAACAATTGCACTTACTGGGGCAGCGGCAACAAGTGTCATGCCGAGGTCATCTATGTCGTCAGCCAACATGGAAATCAAGCGGCCGACAGCGAAGAAACGGACTGCAAGACGTTCAAACCGGAGGAATAA
- a CDS encoding S1C family serine protease, whose translation MDRLDRDQDLKDHPLYEDFTEEEMNELALQARQEALETEREQQLEPKRRIPRWFAWLLSIVLICSTFAGLFQMFSIPAIDFLITSAKLSQQDDIAAYKKAVVVVVTDDGKGTGFSISEDGTILTNYHVIEGNEAVTVVFPEHGRYAAEVVQTVPSIDIAVLQIDAEDLPTLSLEEDTTIEMDEPIRFIGNPLSFKGIANKGVVIGPTRLNDWDEDVMMIKAPVYRGNSGSPVFNEKGSVIGVIFATLEHDEYGKVGLFIPVALLKKYTVSSN comes from the coding sequence GTGGATCGATTGGATAGAGATCAAGATTTAAAGGACCATCCGTTGTATGAAGATTTTACGGAGGAAGAGATGAATGAGCTCGCCTTGCAGGCTCGCCAGGAGGCGCTCGAAACAGAACGGGAACAACAACTTGAACCGAAGCGCCGGATTCCGAGGTGGTTTGCTTGGCTGCTTTCTATTGTCCTTATTTGCAGCACGTTTGCCGGCCTGTTCCAAATGTTTTCCATTCCAGCTATTGACTTTCTCATCACATCTGCGAAATTATCGCAGCAGGATGATATTGCTGCATACAAAAAGGCGGTTGTCGTTGTAGTGACGGATGATGGAAAAGGAACCGGTTTTTCCATTTCAGAGGACGGGACGATTTTGACGAATTACCACGTCATTGAAGGGAATGAGGCAGTCACTGTCGTTTTTCCTGAACACGGACGCTATGCAGCTGAGGTTGTACAGACGGTTCCTTCTATTGATATTGCTGTCCTCCAGATTGATGCAGAGGACTTGCCAACGCTGTCTTTGGAAGAAGATACAACGATTGAAATGGATGAACCAATCCGTTTTATCGGAAATCCTTTAAGCTTCAAAGGGATCGCCAACAAAGGTGTGGTGATTGGACCGACCCGGTTAAACGATTGGGACGAGGATGTGATGATGATCAAAGCGCCCGTCTACCGAGGCAATAGTGGAAGTCCTGTCTTCAATGAGAAAGGATCGGTGATCGGTGTCATCTTCGCAACATTAGAACACGATGAATATGGAAAAGTCGGTCTGTTCATACCGGTCGCTTTACTGAAGAAATACACGGTCTCCTCTAATTGA
- a CDS encoding DUF2892 domain-containing protein, with protein MKQNIGTVNSMMRIAGGLTLLAWSIAKMAREKPTGAQLFVSMMGAQKVAEGMTRYCPMTDLLDLDQA; from the coding sequence ATGAAACAAAATATTGGGACAGTAAACTCCATGATGCGGATCGCTGGTGGTCTAACCTTGCTTGCGTGGTCTATTGCAAAAATGGCCAGGGAGAAACCTACAGGTGCCCAGCTGTTCGTTTCTATGATGGGAGCTCAAAAAGTAGCAGAAGGCATGACACGATATTGCCCGATGACAGACCTGTTAGATCTGGATCAAGCATGA
- the qoxB gene encoding cytochrome aa3 quinol oxidase subunit I, with protein sequence MKWDEFFVTGEPMIYAAMVSIVLVSVAIVAGLTYFKKWGYLWRNWLTTVDHKKIGVMYIIAALLMLFRGGVDALLMRAQTAVPDNGLLDGQHYNEIFTTHGLIMILFMAMPFIIGLMNVVIPLQIGARDVAFPRLNAVSFWLFFFGAMLLNLSFVIGGSPDAGWSAYFPLASSEFSPTVGNNYYSLSLQIAGIGTLMTGINFLVTILKMRAPGMTLMKMPMFTWSILITSVIIIFAFPVLTVALALMMLDRQFGTQFFAMQNGGMDMLWANLFWVWGHPEVYIVILPAFGIYSEIISTFARKNLYGYKSMVVSMVAISLLSFLVWVHHFYTMGHGVMVNSVFSITTMAIAVPTGVKIFNWLFTLRKGKISFTSPMLYALAFIPIFTIGGVTGVMLAMASADYQYHNTMFLVAHFHYVLIPGTVFAVIAGYHYWFPKVFGFRLNEKLAKWAFWFIAISFNVTFFPLFILGLNGMTRRMYTYSASTGYGPLNMLSMVGAVGLTIGFLLLVYNIYWSTRYAKRDTTGDPWDGRSLEWSTPSPVPEYNFAKTPVVTKLDAFWFSKKENTSLTEGEYEPIHMPNNNGQPFIMGVAFFFFGFFMVFSWWIPAIIAGLVVLGTMAYRTFEKDHGHHIPVDEIERTEKALRGEQS encoded by the coding sequence ATGAAATGGGATGAATTTTTCGTCACCGGCGAGCCGATGATCTACGCGGCCATGGTCTCGATTGTTCTCGTCTCCGTTGCGATCGTAGCAGGTCTCACCTATTTTAAAAAATGGGGATACCTCTGGCGCAACTGGTTGACAACGGTCGACCATAAAAAAATCGGTGTCATGTATATTATTGCCGCTCTCTTAATGTTGTTTCGAGGCGGCGTCGATGCACTCTTGATGCGTGCGCAAACTGCAGTACCGGATAACGGACTGTTGGATGGACAGCATTACAATGAAATCTTTACAACACACGGTCTCATCATGATCCTGTTTATGGCGATGCCTTTCATCATCGGCTTGATGAACGTCGTCATCCCGCTCCAAATTGGAGCGCGCGACGTCGCATTTCCACGTTTGAATGCTGTCAGCTTCTGGCTCTTCTTCTTTGGAGCGATGTTGCTGAACCTGTCATTCGTAATCGGCGGATCGCCTGACGCAGGATGGTCGGCTTACTTCCCGCTTGCAAGCTCGGAATTCAGCCCGACTGTCGGGAATAACTACTATTCTCTCTCCCTGCAAATTGCCGGGATCGGTACATTGATGACAGGAATCAACTTCCTTGTCACGATTTTAAAAATGCGTGCTCCAGGCATGACATTAATGAAAATGCCGATGTTCACATGGTCCATCTTGATCACAAGTGTCATCATTATCTTCGCGTTCCCTGTATTGACAGTAGCGCTTGCTCTAATGATGCTAGATCGTCAATTCGGCACTCAGTTTTTCGCTATGCAAAACGGCGGAATGGATATGCTTTGGGCGAACTTGTTCTGGGTATGGGGCCATCCTGAAGTGTATATCGTTATTTTGCCGGCATTCGGTATATACAGCGAGATCATTTCAACATTTGCCCGCAAGAATTTGTACGGCTATAAATCAATGGTTGTCAGTATGGTCGCCATTTCCTTGCTCTCGTTCCTCGTATGGGTTCATCACTTCTATACAATGGGACACGGCGTTATGGTCAACAGCGTTTTCTCGATTACAACGATGGCGATTGCCGTGCCGACTGGTGTGAAGATCTTTAACTGGCTCTTCACGCTGCGGAAAGGGAAAATCAGCTTTACGTCACCGATGTTGTATGCATTGGCATTCATTCCGATTTTCACAATCGGTGGGGTGACCGGTGTCATGCTTGCGATGGCAAGTGCCGACTATCAATATCACAATACGATGTTCCTTGTCGCCCACTTCCACTATGTATTGATTCCAGGAACCGTGTTTGCGGTTATCGCCGGATATCACTATTGGTTCCCGAAAGTATTCGGTTTCCGTTTGAATGAAAAACTCGCTAAATGGGCGTTCTGGTTTATCGCCATTTCATTCAACGTTACGTTCTTCCCTCTCTTCATCCTAGGTTTGAACGGTATGACACGCCGGATGTACACATACTCGGCAAGCACTGGATATGGACCACTCAACATGTTGTCCATGGTCGGAGCAGTCGGTTTGACAATCGGTTTCCTATTGCTTGTTTACAACATTTACTGGAGTACTCGTTACGCCAAGCGCGATACTACAGGCGATCCATGGGATGGACGTTCGCTTGAATGGAGCACACCAAGCCCAGTGCCTGAATATAACTTTGCGAAAACACCTGTCGTTACAAAACTTGATGCATTCTGGTTCTCCAAAAAAGAGAACACTTCATTGACTGAAGGAGAGTATGAACCGATCCACATGCCGAATAATAACGGCCAACCGTTCATTATGGGCGTCGCCTTCTTCTTCTTCGGATTCTTCATGGTGTTCAGCTGGTGGATCCCTGCAATTATTGCAGGTCTGGTTGTCCTTGGTACGATGGCGTACCGGACATTCGAGAAGGATCATGGCCACCACATCCCGGTCGATGAAATCGAACGGACTGAAAAAGCATTGCGAGGTGAACAGTCATGA
- a CDS encoding DUF948 domain-containing protein — MLVHIGVFLIAISFAVVSIYIAKMLLRTSRVLATAGQSVALMEARVDQMIGEMEETLYVAGNTVNDLDRKLDSMSSAFYVVRDIGDTSETLTDGISDVVKTYEQADTLKGTGPFVRLIQFSEFAVELFKSWKQGERATKTYQGGEGSL, encoded by the coding sequence ATGCTTGTACATATCGGCGTGTTTCTAATAGCAATTTCGTTTGCTGTTGTATCAATTTATATTGCTAAAATGCTGCTTCGGACTTCCCGCGTGCTCGCGACTGCCGGACAAAGTGTTGCGTTAATGGAAGCGCGAGTCGATCAAATGATCGGCGAGATGGAGGAAACACTGTATGTTGCCGGCAATACGGTGAATGATCTGGATCGAAAGCTGGATTCGATGAGCAGTGCCTTCTATGTCGTCCGGGATATTGGCGACACGAGCGAAACATTGACGGATGGCATCTCTGACGTTGTAAAAACTTATGAGCAAGCCGACACTTTAAAAGGGACTGGTCCATTTGTTCGTCTCATACAGTTTTCGGAATTCGCAGTGGAATTATTCAAATCATGGAAACAAGGAGAACGAGCAACTAAGACTTATCAAGGAGGAGAGGGAAGCCTATGA
- a CDS encoding ectonucleotide pyrophosphatase/phosphodiesterase: protein MERLTDHLIVISFDCLSANDFEEIKKLPNFKRLLEGASYCRQVETIYPSVTYPCHTSIITGNYPNRHGITANTLVQPGRPSPDWYWHRRHVKGTTVYDEARRAGMSTAALLWPVTAKAKIDFHIPEIFANRKWHSQTAVSLINGSFFYTIKMNRKFGHLRQGIRQPWLDDFVTAAAAHTIRTKKPDLMLLHLVDLDSQRHQYGFSSNEASDALKRHDERLGELLQAIEDSGIGDRTTVIALGDHSSLDEHTVIKMNVLLKDSGFIEVGKKGNVTSWKAYCQSNDGSCYIFVKDNPVKDRVEALLHSLVTNPKNGIERVYHSGEIKKMGADGKAAFMLEAREGYYFSEALSGEAFETIQDNDVVNGLYTRACHGYSPRKPGYQTVFIAKGKGIQKDVVLTDMSLVDEGPTFARLLGLDLGDVDGRVLTELLTD from the coding sequence ATGGAACGATTAACAGACCATTTAATTGTCATTTCGTTTGACTGCTTGTCAGCAAATGACTTTGAAGAAATTAAAAAGTTGCCGAACTTTAAACGACTCTTGGAAGGGGCTTCCTATTGCCGACAAGTAGAAACGATTTATCCTTCTGTAACTTATCCATGCCATACGTCCATCATCACGGGCAATTATCCGAATCGGCATGGCATCACTGCCAATACACTCGTCCAGCCAGGTCGGCCTTCACCCGATTGGTATTGGCACAGGCGCCATGTAAAAGGGACGACTGTCTATGATGAGGCGAGGAGAGCAGGAATGTCGACTGCCGCTCTACTTTGGCCCGTGACGGCAAAGGCGAAAATCGATTTTCATATTCCTGAGATTTTTGCTAATCGAAAATGGCATTCCCAGACGGCTGTCTCTCTGATCAATGGGAGCTTCTTTTATACGATAAAGATGAACCGAAAGTTTGGGCATCTTCGACAAGGGATCCGGCAACCATGGCTGGATGATTTTGTGACCGCTGCAGCCGCCCATACGATCCGAACGAAGAAACCGGATTTGATGCTGCTGCACCTTGTCGACTTGGATTCTCAGCGGCACCAGTACGGGTTTTCTTCCAATGAAGCATCCGATGCTTTAAAGAGGCATGATGAGCGACTTGGTGAACTTTTACAGGCAATAGAGGATAGCGGAATCGGCGACAGGACTACTGTCATTGCGCTAGGCGATCATAGTTCGCTTGATGAGCATACGGTTATTAAGATGAATGTGCTGCTAAAAGACAGTGGATTCATTGAAGTTGGTAAAAAAGGAAACGTGACGTCATGGAAAGCCTACTGTCAGAGTAATGACGGTTCTTGTTATATTTTTGTTAAGGACAATCCAGTGAAAGATCGTGTGGAAGCCTTGCTTCATTCTCTTGTCACAAATCCAAAGAACGGGATAGAAAGGGTATATCATTCGGGGGAAATAAAGAAGATGGGTGCGGACGGCAAAGCTGCGTTCATGCTCGAAGCGAGGGAAGGATATTATTTTTCTGAGGCGCTGAGTGGAGAGGCTTTTGAAACGATCCAAGATAATGATGTAGTGAACGGATTGTATACAAGGGCGTGCCATGGCTATTCCCCGCGCAAGCCGGGATACCAAACCGTTTTTATTGCAAAGGGGAAGGGAATTCAGAAAGATGTCGTTCTCACGGATATGTCGCTAGTAGATGAAGGACCAACATTTGCCCGCTTGCTTGGGCTGGATTTAGGGGACGTGGATGGCCGCGTATTAACAGAGCTGTTGACAGATTGA
- a CDS encoding alpha/beta-type small acid-soluble spore protein, with amino-acid sequence MTKRSKILVPEARPELDQMKVDVLKQKGYDVDASQPDSAKYEIAKELGIPLSDNDNGDLTARQAGKIGGPIGGNMVKEMIRLAQQQLAEDNQPKL; translated from the coding sequence ATGACGAAACGTTCCAAAATACTTGTTCCAGAAGCTAGACCTGAGTTAGATCAAATGAAAGTCGATGTGCTCAAACAGAAAGGTTACGATGTGGATGCTTCTCAGCCCGATTCAGCTAAATATGAAATCGCCAAAGAACTTGGCATACCACTATCCGACAATGACAATGGGGATTTAACGGCACGGCAAGCCGGAAAAATCGGCGGCCCTATTGGCGGGAATATGGTTAAGGAAATGATACGCCTGGCACAGCAGCAACTCGCGGAAGACAATCAACCAAAATTGTAA
- a CDS encoding DUF4179 domain-containing protein, whose amino-acid sequence MKKSHKAYEKFPQEQVRSAIRSGIVQAQEQVAAPILRQNKWKRKASYTLCSAAIVFGLLVGSSYYSPALASSLSQLPIIGSIFGNSELIGLQRAQKNGLTSEIGETQTVNGIAVTLDEILYDQNNISIGIIMESDQELDEYYFGSGMDFTINGKSSGSTGTYGEQILSPTTRTAIQEINVTDNMPNAFELGLTLYGENGERWYFSAPVKKINDIASLPIQHTQNVDGLHLTVTELSFSETGVSISYESLEDITDFNKSRGGLVDFHIVDQDGNEITSHSGGATGELVKDQIEYTSRKHFDPIDSHVTELTITPYLVIPTSGGGVEIDEKGNEKAVEYDPSSIQPIEFESFKVKIPR is encoded by the coding sequence ATGAAAAAGTCACATAAAGCTTACGAGAAGTTTCCTCAGGAGCAAGTCCGTTCAGCTATTCGCTCGGGTATCGTCCAAGCACAAGAACAAGTTGCAGCACCTATTCTTCGACAGAATAAATGGAAACGAAAAGCCAGCTATACTTTATGCAGTGCAGCTATTGTTTTCGGTCTATTGGTCGGTTCCTCGTACTATTCCCCAGCATTGGCAAGCAGTTTGTCACAATTACCGATCATCGGCTCTATTTTCGGAAATTCTGAACTGATTGGTTTACAGCGAGCGCAAAAAAATGGCTTAACCAGTGAAATTGGAGAGACACAGACGGTAAATGGGATTGCCGTTACGCTAGATGAAATTTTATATGATCAAAATAATATTTCGATTGGGATCATCATGGAATCTGATCAAGAGCTGGATGAATATTATTTTGGCTCGGGGATGGATTTTACCATTAACGGGAAATCTTCCGGTTCCACTGGGACCTATGGCGAACAGATCCTCTCCCCTACAACCCGTACGGCAATACAGGAAATAAACGTAACTGATAATATGCCGAATGCATTTGAACTCGGTTTGACGCTATACGGTGAAAACGGCGAGAGATGGTATTTTTCAGCACCTGTTAAGAAAATCAACGACATTGCCAGCTTACCAATTCAACACACACAGAACGTTGATGGACTCCATCTTACCGTCACAGAATTATCGTTTAGTGAAACAGGTGTAAGTATTTCTTATGAGAGTTTGGAAGACATAACAGATTTTAATAAAAGTCGCGGAGGGCTGGTTGATTTCCATATAGTCGATCAGGACGGAAATGAAATTACAAGTCATTCAGGCGGAGCAACTGGTGAGCTGGTCAAGGATCAAATAGAATACACGAGCCGGAAACACTTTGATCCGATTGATTCTCATGTGACTGAATTGACAATCACTCCTTATTTAGTTATCCCAACAAGCGGAGGAGGAGTTGAAATAGACGAAAAAGGGAATGAAAAAGCGGTGGAATATGATCCTAGCTCGATTCAACCAATAGAGTTTGAATCATTTAAAGTGAAAATCCCACGTTAA
- a CDS encoding YunC family protein: MVTVSPLFLDGHPFTAVTVQLPKTTLLTVSNDKGYIMCGALDVGLLNNVLAERKIVAGRAVGVKTIEQLLEAPLESVTWEAEEVGITAGMIGKDALLKMI, encoded by the coding sequence ATGGTGACAGTGTCTCCATTATTTTTAGATGGGCATCCGTTTACAGCGGTCACAGTCCAATTACCGAAAACGACGTTGCTGACAGTTTCAAATGATAAAGGCTATATCATGTGTGGTGCTTTGGATGTCGGACTGCTGAACAATGTATTAGCAGAGAGGAAAATAGTTGCGGGACGGGCGGTCGGCGTAAAGACAATTGAACAGCTGCTTGAAGCGCCGCTTGAATCTGTTACATGGGAAGCGGAAGAAGTAGGAATAACAGCAGGGATGATCGGGAAAGACGCATTGTTGAAAATGATATAA
- the qoxA gene encoding cytochrome aa3 quinol oxidase subunit II — protein sequence MKAKWFLISVFFTLSLILSGCDNSLLVFDPKGPQAKTLSDTIIFSIVMMAGILLVVYILYTFMLVKYRASKTDENYEPPHEEGSKWLEITWTIIPIIIVIVLSVVTVRTTSEVENKPVAYANEEPLVIYASSSNWKWHFSYPEEGIETVNYVNIPEDRPIEFRLYSYGPITSFWIPQLAGQKYAMSDMVTTIHLAAETPGSYVGKNSNFNGKDFAHMEFEAQVLTDKDYEEWVEDVKETAPALTESEFDELLEPSVLGRKTYSSTHLEFRPAPEGEHAGHHHGGSDEETDTTHDMHMEDHK from the coding sequence TTGAAGGCGAAATGGTTCTTAATATCAGTTTTCTTTACGCTTTCTCTGATTTTATCAGGCTGTGATAATTCGTTGCTCGTATTCGATCCGAAGGGACCGCAAGCGAAGACGTTATCCGATACGATTATATTCTCAATCGTCATGATGGCAGGCATCCTTCTCGTCGTCTATATCTTGTATACGTTCATGCTCGTCAAATACCGGGCATCTAAGACCGACGAAAACTACGAGCCGCCGCATGAAGAAGGCAGCAAATGGTTGGAAATCACCTGGACGATCATTCCGATCATCATCGTTATTGTCCTATCTGTCGTGACAGTGCGGACAACATCTGAAGTGGAAAATAAGCCGGTTGCTTATGCAAACGAAGAGCCGCTTGTCATTTACGCTTCTTCTTCCAACTGGAAATGGCATTTCAGCTATCCAGAGGAAGGCATCGAGACAGTCAACTATGTCAATATCCCGGAAGATCGGCCAATTGAGTTCCGGCTTTACTCCTACGGACCGATTACCAGCTTCTGGATTCCACAGTTAGCTGGACAAAAATATGCGATGAGCGACATGGTGACAACAATCCACCTTGCAGCAGAAACACCAGGATCCTATGTCGGCAAGAACTCTAACTTTAATGGTAAAGATTTTGCACACATGGAATTCGAAGCCCAAGTCCTCACAGATAAGGATTATGAAGAATGGGTGGAGGATGTGAAGGAGACAGCCCCTGCTTTGACTGAATCCGAATTCGATGAATTGCTTGAACCAAGCGTTCTTGGACGAAAAACATACTCATCTACTCATCTTGAATTCAGACCTGCTCCGGAAGGCGAGCATGCTGGCCACCACCACGGAGGCAGTGATGAGGAAACAGACACAACACACGACATGCACATGGAAGACCACAAATAA
- a CDS encoding DUF948 domain-containing protein, which produces MSLTGLGVLLIGVAFLLLAIFLARVLNRLAGVLNGVNETMESMPKQMNQLLGETGNLIHTSTQTLADTNKKLEALTPLFQIVGDLGDTTRTYSSSLVDVVDSAKSKVEQVNEEKRNQKIGGMYGLAALGYYTVRKQSDAKKQKPVRPRKLYATGEQRAFDIERMKEEAKEAATTGKYIAQDK; this is translated from the coding sequence ATGAGTTTAACTGGGTTAGGTGTTCTGTTGATCGGGGTTGCCTTTTTATTGCTCGCCATCTTTTTAGCTCGTGTGCTTAACAGACTGGCGGGCGTCTTGAATGGTGTGAATGAGACGATGGAGTCGATGCCGAAACAAATGAATCAACTTCTCGGAGAAACAGGCAACTTGATTCATACGAGTACGCAGACATTAGCAGATACGAATAAAAAATTGGAAGCCTTGACACCGTTATTTCAGATAGTCGGTGATTTAGGAGATACGACAAGGACCTATTCCTCTTCATTGGTCGATGTAGTCGATTCGGCTAAAAGCAAAGTGGAGCAGGTGAACGAGGAGAAAAGGAACCAAAAGATTGGCGGCATGTATGGACTTGCTGCACTTGGCTATTATACCGTCAGAAAACAGAGTGACGCGAAAAAGCAGAAACCGGTTCGTCCAAGAAAATTATATGCTACCGGAGAACAACGAGCATTTGATATCGAACGAATGAAAGAAGAAGCAAAGGAAGCAGCAACTACAGGGAAATATATCGCGCAAGATAAATAA